In Strigops habroptila isolate Jane chromosome 2, bStrHab1.2.pri, whole genome shotgun sequence, one genomic interval encodes:
- the LOC115604469 gene encoding arf-GAP with Rho-GAP domain, ANK repeat and PH domain-containing protein 1-like produces MEEEGSLPVAAWLAALHLEQYVECFQRRELWTVRDCRALTEQSLTQLGVRLPGHRRRILLGLQKAFAEGTPPMAPAPKPVPMKRHVFRMSTATVPEQPEQPAHPEEHPEPRCPPMELDKGAPFTHHPPPIPPRVGCRPPVKFSASLKGGSPEPPHSPPTAPGAPNPNPPPATTKPPLRPPLPAKRHQLEAKGQAPQAPPELPPRTASHRRSWQGAGSAEARGTRHTPFGEAANRSPGGFRSSPVPPAAPAAPMATSGHQWPPLAPVAPARRWPGPVQEVSVAQEVPGGDESSGPAAPPDRAAAGPRGSPRYRVPAVSAG; encoded by the exons ATGGAAGAGGAGGGCTCCCTGCCCGTGGCCGCCTGGTTGGCCGCCCTCCACCTCGAGCAGTACGTGGAGTGCTTCCAGCGGCGGGAGCTGTGGACGGTGCGGGACTGCCGGGCGCTGACGGAGCAGAGCCTGACCCAGCTCGGGGTGCGGCTGCCCGGCCACCGCCGCCGCatcctgctggggctgcagaaaGCCTTCGCTGAGGGGACCCCCCCCATGGCCCCCGCGCCCAAACCCGTGCCCATGAAGCGACACGTTTTCCGCATGAGCACCGCGACGGTGCCGGAGCAACCGGAGCAACCGGCGCATCCCGAGGAGCACCCCGAGCCCCGCTGCCCGCCGATGGAGCTGGACAAGGGCGCGCCCTTCACCCATCATCCCCCCCCCATCCCGCCCAGGGTGGGCTGTCGCCCCCCAGTCAAATTCTCCGCATCGCTAAAGGGGGGTAGCCCCGAgcccccccacagcccccccacAGCACCCGGAGCACCCAACCCCAACCCACCGCCCGCCACCACGAAGCCCCCGCTGAGACCCCCCCTGCCGGCCAAGCGCCACCAGCTGGAAGCCAAGGGCCAGGCCCCGCAGGCCCCCCCGGAGCTGCCCCCCAGGACCGCGTCCCATAGGAG GTCCTGGCAGGGCGCGGGCAGCGCTGAGGCCCGAGGAACTCGTCACACCCCGTTCGGGGAGGCGGCGAACCGCAGCCCGGGGGGGTTCAGG aGCTCCCCGGTGCCACCAGCGGCACCAGCGGCACCAATGGCCACCAGTGGCCACCAGTGGCCACCATTGGCCCCAGTGGCCCCAGCCCGGCGCTGGCCGGGGCCGGTGCAGGAAGTTTCGGTGGCGCAGGAAGTGCCGGGGGGTGACGAGAGCTCCGGTCCCGCCGCACCCCCGGACCGCGCCGCAGCCGGGCCCCGGGGCTCGCCCAGGTACCGGGTCCCGGCGGTGAGTGCGGGATGA
- the STARD10 gene encoding START domain-containing protein 10, with protein MSGRDSVQIPDDRDFGAFRALCESERGWSLTYSKGGVTVWVQLREPERDLHKIKCRMECKDVPAETLYDVLHDIEYRKKWDTNVIETFDIGKLTVNSDVGYYAWKCPKPLKNRDVITLRSWLPMGNDYIIMNYSVKHPKYPPRKDMVRAVSIQTGYLIEGTGAKSCTITYLAQVDPKGSLPKWVVNKSSQFLAPKAMRKMYKACLKYPEWKQRHEPHFKPWLFPEQSRLPALALSELSLQHADSLENIDESSLPESREERGEASDEDSLN; from the exons ATGTCGGGTCGCGACAGCGTCCAGATCCCCGACGATCGGGACTTCGGCGCGTTCCGGGCGCTCTGCGAGTCGGAGCGCGGCTGGAGCCTCACCTACAGCAAGGGGGGGGTGACCGTGTGGGTGCAGCTCCGGGAGCCCGAGCGCGACCTCCACAAGATCAAG TGCAGGATGGAGTGCAAGGACGTGCCGGCAGAGACGCTCTATGACGTGCTGCACGACATCGAGTACCGCAAGAAGTGGGACACCAACGTCATCGAGACCTTCGACATCGGGAAGCTCACGGTCAACTCCGACGTGGGCTACTACGCCT GGAAGTGCCCCAAGCCCCTCAAGAACCGGGATGTCATCACGCTGCGCTCCTGGCTGCCCATGGGCAACGACTACATCATCATGAACTACTCTGTCAAGCACCCT AAGTACCCCCCACGGAAGGACATGGTACGAGCCGTCTCCATCCAGACGGGCTACTTGATCGAGGGGACGGGGGCCAAGAGCTGCACCATCACCTACCTGGCGCAGGTGGACCCCAAAG GTTCCCTTCCCAAGTGGGTGGTGAACAAATCCTCACAGTTCCTGGCTCCCAAA GCCATGAGGAAGATGTACAAGGCGTGTCTGAAGTATCCTGAGTGGAAGCAGCGGCACGAGCCGCACTTCAAGCCCTGGCTCTTCCCGGAGCAGAGCCGGCTCCCGGCGCTGGCGCTGTCCGAGCTCTCGCTCCAGCACGCGGATTCCCTGGAGAACATCGACGAGAGCTCCCTCCCGGAGAGCAGGGAGGAGCGCGGCGAGGCCAGCGATGAGGACAGCCTCAACTGA